One Gallus gallus isolate bGalGal1 chromosome 11, bGalGal1.mat.broiler.GRCg7b, whole genome shotgun sequence DNA window includes the following coding sequences:
- the TMEM170A gene encoding transmembrane protein 170A: MEGSEAGGGGLLQQILSLRLVPRVGNGTTYSSPLSTFPEMWYGVFLWALVSSLSFHVPAALLALFTLRHHKYGRFMSVSLLLMGIVGPITAGILTSAAIAGVYRAAGKKMIPFEALIFGVGQTFCVVVVSFLRILATL; this comes from the exons ATGGAGGGCAGCGAGGCGGGCGGTGGGGGTCTGCTGCAGCAGATCCTCAGCCTCCGCCTGGTGCCCCGTGTCGGCAACGGCACCACCTATTCCAGCCCGCTTTCCACCTTCCCAG AGATGTGGTACGGCGTCTTCCTGTGGGCCCTCGTCTCCTCGCTCTCCTTCCACGTCCCCGCCGCCCTGCTCGCTCTCTTCACCCTCCGGCACCACAAGTACGGCAGGTTTATGTCCGTCAGCCTCCTGCTGATGGGCATCGTGGGACCCATCACCGCCGGCATCCTGACAA GTGCAGCTATTGCTGGAGtttacagagctgctgggaaaaaaatgattccCTTTGAAGCCCTCATTTTTGGAGTGGGTCAGACATTCTGTGTGGTGGTTGTTTCATTCCTACGGATTTTAGCCACTCTCTAG